In Cloacibacillus sp. An23, the following are encoded in one genomic region:
- a CDS encoding TRAP transporter small permease produces the protein MTIKKFLDNFEEYFCVWTMAIMTVLVFVQVVMRYIFSNSLSWSEEMARFIFLWLSWIGASYAVKERSHFRVEMFADLIKGTARRQFEYFVLIVWFAFSFALTWLGTELVLFLYDTGQTSAAMDIPMTLPYASVPVGCGLMCIRLVIEMYKIHKGEPVGTERKEKELEEMI, from the coding sequence ATGACCATAAAAAAATTCTTGGATAACTTTGAAGAATATTTCTGCGTCTGGACGATGGCAATCATGACGGTACTCGTATTCGTACAGGTCGTCATGCGCTATATTTTCTCAAACTCGCTCTCTTGGAGCGAGGAGATGGCGCGCTTTATATTCCTTTGGCTTTCATGGATAGGCGCCAGCTACGCCGTGAAGGAACGCAGCCATTTCCGCGTCGAGATGTTTGCGGATCTCATAAAGGGCACGGCGCGCAGGCAGTTTGAATACTTCGTACTGATAGTATGGTTCGCTTTCAGCTTCGCGCTTACGTGGCTCGGCACGGAGCTTGTACTTTTCCTATACGATACAGGGCAGACTTCCGCCGCAATGGACATACCCATGACGCTGCCGTACGCTTCCGTACCGGTCGGATGCGGGCTTATGTGTATACGCCTCGTCATTGAAATGTATAAGATACACAAGGGGGAACCGGTCGGCACGGAAAGAAAAGAGAAAGAACTGGAGGAGATGATATAA
- a CDS encoding DctP family TRAP transporter solute-binding subunit, with the protein MKKILAAFVFMAFMTGTAFAAGAEYTIKLGYIGSDSHPTMQAMKTFADNVAKGSDGKIKVELYPNAQLGGDRELCEGVQMGTIQMAIPSTSALAGFDKRIQVLDLPYLFTTREAAFEAVDGELGQKLDEYLAKKGFYVLGYLENGFRHVTNSKRPITKPEDLSGLKIRTMENPMHLAFFKELGANPTPMSWGELYTALQQGTVDAEENPYAMIDDGKFYEVQKYVSETGHVFSYEILIANKKFMEKLPEDLRALVVDEAHKAIATQRAAMKQEEANFKAKVIKGGLTANELTAEQKQPFVEKTKPVYAQFEGELGKEIMDIARKVQK; encoded by the coding sequence ATGAAAAAGATTCTTGCAGCGTTTGTTTTTATGGCGTTCATGACGGGGACGGCGTTCGCCGCCGGCGCGGAATACACCATCAAGCTGGGCTATATAGGCTCCGACTCTCATCCTACGATGCAGGCGATGAAGACCTTCGCCGATAATGTAGCTAAAGGCTCCGACGGAAAAATAAAGGTAGAACTCTATCCAAACGCGCAGCTCGGCGGAGACCGCGAGCTCTGCGAAGGCGTACAGATGGGCACCATTCAGATGGCTATACCGTCGACTTCCGCCCTTGCCGGCTTCGATAAGAGAATACAGGTCCTCGACCTGCCCTACCTCTTCACGACGAGAGAAGCGGCCTTCGAGGCAGTTGACGGAGAGCTTGGACAGAAGCTGGACGAGTACCTCGCGAAGAAGGGATTCTATGTGCTTGGGTATCTTGAGAACGGATTCCGCCACGTGACGAACAGCAAGCGCCCGATCACGAAGCCGGAGGACCTCAGCGGCCTGAAAATACGCACGATGGAAAACCCGATGCACCTCGCTTTCTTCAAGGAGCTTGGAGCCAACCCGACGCCGATGAGCTGGGGCGAGCTTTACACCGCGCTTCAGCAGGGGACGGTCGACGCTGAAGAGAACCCGTACGCTATGATAGACGACGGAAAGTTCTACGAAGTCCAGAAATACGTTTCCGAAACAGGCCACGTTTTCTCATACGAAATACTCATCGCAAATAAGAAGTTCATGGAGAAGCTTCCCGAAGATCTCCGCGCTCTAGTCGTCGACGAAGCCCACAAGGCCATAGCCACCCAGCGCGCCGCGATGAAGCAGGAAGAGGCCAACTTCAAGGCCAAGGTCATCAAGGGCGGACTTACCGCCAACGAGCTGACCGCCGAACAGAAGCAGCCGTTTGTGGAAAAGACGAAGCCTGTCTACGCGCAGTTCGAAGGCGAGCTTGGCAAAGAAATTATGGACATAGCCAGGAAGGTCCAGAAGTAA
- a CDS encoding DUF126 domain-containing protein, with translation MDNNMKTYKCRSIVRGKGAGEAVVSKDAMCFYLTDPATGTVIERNHAIQGKSIAGKVLVVKSGKGSSVVQVDGFYQLWVKHNLPSAIIVKDVEPVIVSSAVVVGSTMVDMPGEDPFEIIEDGDYVEVDADNEEIRVWKGGKKD, from the coding sequence ATGGACAACAACATGAAAACCTACAAATGCCGTTCGATAGTCAGAGGCAAAGGAGCGGGAGAAGCGGTAGTGTCGAAAGACGCCATGTGCTTTTACCTTACCGACCCGGCGACCGGCACGGTGATTGAAAGAAACCACGCGATACAGGGCAAAAGCATAGCCGGCAAGGTGCTGGTAGTGAAATCCGGCAAGGGCAGCTCCGTCGTCCAGGTCGACGGCTTCTACCAGCTCTGGGTCAAGCACAACCTGCCGTCGGCGATCATAGTCAAAGATGTTGAACCGGTCATCGTTTCATCGGCCGTCGTCGTCGGCTCGACGATGGTAGACATGCCGGGCGAGGATCCGTTTGAGATAATTGAAGACGGGGACTACGTCGAGGTCGACGCCGACAACGAAGAAATCCGCGTGTGGAAGGGGGGAAAGAAAGACTAA
- a CDS encoding aconitase X catalytic domain-containing protein — protein MYLTDEEKRILDGAEGTGRQKAMELLYALGLTFNAEKLIPIKRAHVALSGQEGDTYWCELLVDGGAKCVVPPTTNPYWDTEYLTKYFDVTREELELAERTGDAYRRIGAKLTYHCAPGLCSNVPFFKEHVAFSESSATPYVNSAIGARSNRESSVSALAAAVIGKTPYYGLHLEENRRGDFLIDVDADLRDCYDWGMLGHCVGRIAGSRNPVLRFRNQPKPGQEDFLYFGAEAATSGSVAMYHMVGVTPEAPTLEAAFGGKKVPESEYVITNKELKAEEDMLTPATGKINLVMLGCPHYTYNQLLEVERLFAGRHVSYDTAFWILAAPDAVELAEKSHLRQRLELIGVRMVGDTCIDEPCWKSFEGALGVTDSPKCAYYRERRGQPFAIRRLSECVEAAIKGRLD, from the coding sequence ATGTATTTGACAGACGAAGAGAAACGGATCCTAGACGGAGCCGAAGGGACCGGACGACAGAAGGCGATGGAGCTGCTCTACGCGTTGGGGCTGACCTTCAACGCCGAGAAGCTCATCCCGATCAAGCGCGCCCACGTGGCGCTCAGCGGCCAGGAAGGCGACACGTACTGGTGCGAACTGCTTGTCGACGGCGGCGCGAAATGCGTCGTACCTCCGACAACAAACCCGTACTGGGACACGGAGTACCTCACGAAATATTTCGACGTGACGAGAGAAGAGCTCGAGCTCGCGGAGCGCACCGGCGACGCCTACCGCAGGATAGGAGCCAAGCTCACATATCACTGCGCCCCCGGGCTTTGCTCGAACGTGCCGTTCTTCAAAGAGCACGTCGCCTTCTCTGAATCAAGCGCGACCCCGTACGTCAACTCCGCGATAGGAGCCCGCTCCAACCGTGAATCGTCGGTAAGCGCGCTCGCCGCGGCAGTCATCGGCAAAACGCCCTATTACGGCCTGCACCTTGAAGAAAACCGCAGGGGAGACTTCCTTATCGACGTGGACGCCGACCTCAGGGACTGCTACGACTGGGGGATGCTCGGCCACTGCGTCGGCAGAATAGCGGGCTCGCGCAACCCGGTCCTCCGCTTCAGAAACCAGCCGAAACCGGGGCAGGAAGACTTCCTCTACTTCGGAGCCGAAGCCGCGACGAGCGGCTCCGTCGCCATGTACCACATGGTAGGCGTGACGCCGGAAGCGCCGACGCTTGAGGCCGCCTTCGGAGGCAAAAAAGTACCTGAATCAGAATACGTCATCACCAACAAGGAACTCAAAGCCGAAGAGGACATGCTCACGCCCGCGACCGGCAAAATCAACCTCGTCATGCTGGGCTGCCCGCATTACACTTACAACCAGCTTCTCGAGGTCGAGCGTCTCTTTGCCGGGCGGCACGTATCGTACGATACCGCGTTCTGGATACTCGCCGCGCCCGACGCCGTGGAGCTCGCCGAGAAGTCGCATCTGCGCCAGCGCCTTGAGCTCATAGGAGTCCGCATGGTTGGCGACACCTGCATAGACGAACCGTGCTGGAAATCGTTCGAGGGCGCGCTCGGAGTGACCGACTCGCCGAAATGCGCGTACTACAGAGAGCGCCGCGGACAGCCCTTTGCAATCCGCCGGCTGTCGGAATGCGTAGAAGCGGCTATCAAAGGGAGGCTCGACTAA
- the larA gene encoding nickel-dependent lactate racemase, with translation MIYGIPYGKRSLEFDTREARVLFTGEMTNLPAVRDIKAELFKALDAPIGTEPLAAMAKGKKKIIFLVEDNTRETPLDILLPIIIEYLNNAGIGDEAISFLTAPGTHRLMTDGEIRAKLGDEIVRRFKIVQHDATDSSLIKDMGEIDVEGYKLPVHINKLALEADLLVGIGNIVPHSDAGFSGGAKIVQPGICDFVTTQATHRAAGFCPDIPLGMADGNPCRAGIDAVGKAANLAFIINVVKNYKGEVAGVFCGDYLKAHRAGVELARRSFSVEMDELADIVVVSSSPADIDYWQGIKGLTSAYFAVKHGGAIILAAPCPEGMVHNHPLYAHWLASPMEDVVKAIKESSPYDMDTDVISAVVALGSRRTLNKAKVYMVSDGLSDEEIRAIGYIPAGGVQEALDAELAAKPGASVGILPQGGISLPILKTGCTR, from the coding sequence TTGATATACGGCATACCTTACGGGAAGCGATCGCTCGAATTTGACACACGCGAAGCAAGAGTGCTCTTTACTGGAGAAATGACGAATCTTCCCGCCGTGCGCGACATAAAGGCGGAGCTTTTTAAGGCGCTTGACGCCCCGATCGGTACGGAGCCGCTGGCGGCGATGGCTAAGGGAAAGAAAAAAATAATTTTCCTGGTCGAAGACAATACGCGGGAAACTCCGCTCGACATACTCCTGCCAATAATCATCGAATATCTCAACAACGCCGGCATCGGCGACGAAGCTATAAGCTTCCTTACGGCCCCGGGCACGCACCGTCTGATGACGGACGGCGAAATACGCGCAAAGCTCGGGGACGAAATCGTTCGCCGCTTCAAAATAGTACAGCACGACGCGACCGACTCAAGCCTAATAAAGGACATGGGGGAAATAGACGTCGAGGGCTATAAGCTGCCCGTTCACATAAACAAGCTCGCGCTCGAGGCTGACCTGCTTGTCGGGATAGGCAACATCGTCCCGCACAGCGACGCAGGCTTTTCGGGCGGGGCGAAGATCGTGCAGCCCGGGATATGCGACTTTGTAACGACACAGGCGACGCACCGCGCCGCAGGGTTCTGCCCCGACATACCGCTTGGAATGGCGGACGGCAATCCGTGCCGCGCCGGGATAGACGCAGTGGGGAAAGCGGCTAATCTAGCATTCATCATAAACGTAGTGAAGAACTACAAGGGCGAAGTCGCAGGGGTATTCTGCGGCGATTATCTCAAAGCACACCGCGCCGGCGTTGAGCTTGCGAGAAGATCATTCAGCGTGGAAATGGACGAGCTCGCGGACATAGTAGTAGTCAGCTCGTCTCCTGCCGACATCGACTACTGGCAGGGTATAAAGGGGCTGACCTCGGCGTATTTTGCGGTGAAGCACGGCGGCGCGATAATCCTGGCCGCCCCGTGCCCGGAGGGCATGGTCCATAATCATCCGCTTTACGCGCACTGGCTTGCTTCTCCGATGGAAGACGTGGTCAAAGCGATAAAAGAATCATCCCCGTATGATATGGACACGGACGTCATATCGGCGGTGGTCGCCTTAGGCAGCCGGAGGACGCTGAACAAGGCCAAGGTTTATATGGTCAGCGACGGGCTCTCCGACGAAGAAATTCGCGCCATAGGATACATACCGGCCGGCGGCGTACAGGAGGCGCTCGACGCCGAGCTCGCGGCGAAGCCCGGCGCGTCAGTGGGCATTCTGCCGCAGGGCGGAATTTCTCTTCCCATACTGAAAACGGGATGCACAAGATAG
- a CDS encoding GntR family transcriptional regulator produces the protein MKEGIESCRLKMGEQLPEMYLVKEIGVSRTPIREAMRVLEQEGYIKIISNKGAFVSEISVNDIKEIYEIRKLLEPFAALSAANGIPEGDIVAMEREWKALDRIFRKKGEVDVARLASFDLKLHLAIANSASNKRIGAIISSYHVQIKRFQRLSVQSLDDTQNSIDQHLRIIECLKRRNPEELRRCLYEHIVNSESYIMKDYFLKTPADDAS, from the coding sequence ATGAAGGAAGGGATAGAGTCATGCCGCCTGAAAATGGGCGAACAGCTTCCGGAGATGTATCTCGTCAAGGAAATCGGCGTCAGCCGCACGCCGATACGAGAGGCTATGAGGGTGCTGGAACAGGAGGGCTACATAAAGATAATCTCCAACAAGGGAGCCTTCGTCTCTGAAATCTCAGTCAACGATATAAAAGAAATATATGAGATAAGGAAGCTCCTGGAGCCGTTCGCCGCGCTTTCCGCGGCGAACGGGATACCGGAAGGCGACATCGTGGCGATGGAGCGTGAATGGAAAGCTCTCGACCGGATATTTCGCAAAAAAGGAGAGGTTGACGTCGCCAGATTGGCGTCGTTTGACTTGAAGCTACATCTCGCGATCGCGAACAGCGCGTCGAACAAGCGAATCGGAGCCATCATATCCTCGTACCACGTCCAGATAAAGCGATTTCAGCGCCTTTCCGTCCAGTCGCTCGACGACACGCAGAATTCCATAGACCAGCATCTTCGTATTATAGAGTGTCTGAAAAGGCGGAACCCGGAGGAGCTTCGCCGCTGCCTCTATGAGCATATCGTCAACAGCGAAAGCTATATAATGAAGGACTACTTTCTGAAAACGCCCGCCGATGACGCCTCATAG
- a CDS encoding pyridoxal phosphate-dependent aminotransferase, whose amino-acid sequence MATKVTFPNSRMASIKMAGGIREILARADEMEREGRSVVHMEIGRPDFDSPECAKEAAIAAIRAGNVHYTDMAGAYDLRCAVAEKYRRDNGMDVDADRNVVITNGAMEALTATFLTLLEPGDEVIVPAPYFSAYADELAISSAVLVPVATRMEDGFKLHVEDLKKARTPKTKALLLNSPNNPSGAVLTRENLEEIAAFAIENDIWVISDECYEKFLYDGEHVSIASLPGMAERTVTVSAASKTWSMTGWRIGWVVAPEAMRPYVNKCHQNLTTCANSFAQAGVVEAFANAGPDVEAMVKEYRRRRDMVVSWLNKIEGFEAITPAGAFYAFPRISSLGMDGFKFCSWLLEEAGVSTVPGEVFGMPGHIRLAYCREYDYIEDGLKRIKAAVEGLRG is encoded by the coding sequence ATGGCAACGAAGGTAACATTTCCGAACAGCCGTATGGCTTCGATAAAGATGGCGGGAGGCATCCGCGAGATACTGGCGCGCGCGGATGAGATGGAGCGCGAGGGGCGCAGCGTCGTTCATATGGAGATCGGGCGGCCCGACTTCGACTCGCCGGAGTGCGCGAAGGAGGCTGCTATCGCCGCCATACGCGCGGGCAACGTGCATTACACAGACATGGCCGGGGCTTACGACCTGCGCTGCGCCGTGGCTGAGAAGTACCGCCGCGACAACGGCATGGACGTGGACGCCGACAGGAACGTCGTCATAACGAACGGCGCCATGGAGGCTCTCACCGCCACGTTCCTGACTCTGCTCGAGCCCGGCGACGAGGTCATAGTCCCGGCGCCGTATTTCTCGGCCTACGCAGATGAGCTTGCCATTTCAAGCGCAGTGCTCGTGCCCGTCGCGACGAGGATGGAGGACGGATTCAAGCTCCACGTCGAGGATTTGAAAAAAGCCCGCACGCCGAAGACGAAGGCGCTGCTTCTCAACTCTCCGAACAACCCGAGCGGCGCGGTGCTGACGCGCGAAAATCTCGAGGAGATAGCGGCTTTCGCGATAGAGAACGACATATGGGTGATATCTGACGAGTGCTACGAGAAGTTCCTCTACGACGGTGAGCATGTGAGCATCGCGAGCCTGCCCGGCATGGCGGAACGCACGGTGACTGTCTCCGCCGCCTCCAAGACGTGGTCGATGACCGGCTGGCGCATCGGCTGGGTCGTGGCGCCTGAGGCGATGCGCCCTTACGTCAACAAGTGCCACCAGAATCTCACGACCTGCGCCAACTCGTTCGCGCAGGCGGGCGTCGTTGAGGCGTTCGCGAACGCCGGCCCCGACGTCGAGGCGATGGTGAAGGAGTACCGCCGCCGCCGCGACATGGTCGTCTCGTGGCTCAACAAAATCGAAGGCTTCGAAGCCATAACGCCGGCCGGAGCGTTCTACGCATTCCCGCGCATTTCGTCGCTCGGCATGGACGGCTTCAAGTTCTGCTCGTGGCTGCTCGAGGAAGCCGGGGTTTCGACTGTTCCCGGCGAAGTATTCGGAATGCCCGGACACATCAGGCTCGCCTACTGCCGCGAGTACGATTACATCGAAGACGGCCTCAAGCGTATAAAGGCCGCCGTCGAGGGTCTGCGCGGGTAG
- a CDS encoding MATE family efflux transporter → MHVFRIRTIHTHSANNKKFKINMCSGPILPKMLLFAVPLMFSSILQLLFNAADIIVVGRYAGDNSLAAVGSNTALIGLLTNLFIGVSIGTNVLAARYYGAKDEKSLSETVHTSMFLAVVSGIFLTLVGVVFARKILIIMQTPQEVLGLATLYLVIYFFGMTPTMIYNFGSAVLRAVGDTRRPLFYLAVAGLINVVLNLFFVINLHLDVAGVAIATVISQTVSAALVVRCLMRESGGIRFVLSETRVHTDKLVKILQIGVPAGIQGVLFSLSNVVIQSSINTFGATVMAGNSAAQNVEQFVYFAMNSFYQAIISFTSQNMGVGNVKRVRRILKTGLACSTAVGIVLGMLCVVFGHSLLRIYSPSEAVISAGISRFHIVAATYFLCGLMDGMVGALRGLGYSLMPTVVTLLGACGLRLVWIFLLFQIPSFHTVTVVYLSYPVSWIVTFGAHVLGFRWAMGKAEREAAAKAAAAVKAAPAPAEAKA, encoded by the coding sequence ATGCACGTTTTTAGGATCAGGACGATACACACGCACAGCGCGAACAATAAAAAATTTAAGATAAACATGTGCAGCGGGCCGATTTTGCCGAAGATGCTGCTCTTCGCGGTGCCGCTGATGTTTTCGAGCATTCTTCAGCTTCTTTTCAACGCGGCGGACATCATCGTCGTCGGGCGCTACGCGGGGGACAATTCGCTCGCGGCGGTCGGCTCGAACACGGCGCTCATAGGTCTGCTGACGAACCTGTTCATAGGCGTCTCGATAGGGACGAACGTCCTCGCCGCGCGCTATTACGGCGCGAAGGACGAGAAGTCGCTTTCGGAGACCGTCCACACATCGATGTTCCTCGCTGTCGTCAGCGGCATCTTCCTGACTCTCGTAGGCGTCGTCTTCGCGCGCAAAATTCTGATAATAATGCAGACGCCGCAGGAGGTCCTCGGCCTCGCGACGCTTTACCTCGTCATATATTTCTTCGGAATGACGCCGACTATGATTTATAACTTCGGCAGCGCGGTGCTCCGCGCCGTCGGGGACACTCGCCGCCCGCTCTTTTACCTCGCGGTCGCCGGGCTTATCAACGTCGTGCTGAACCTCTTCTTCGTCATCAACCTTCATCTCGACGTCGCCGGCGTCGCGATAGCGACGGTCATATCGCAGACTGTCTCGGCGGCCCTCGTCGTGCGTTGCCTCATGCGCGAGAGCGGCGGCATACGTTTCGTACTTTCGGAAACGCGCGTCCACACGGACAAGCTCGTGAAGATACTACAGATAGGCGTTCCTGCCGGGATACAGGGCGTGCTCTTCTCGTTGTCGAACGTCGTAATACAGTCGTCGATAAACACCTTCGGCGCGACGGTGATGGCGGGCAACTCGGCTGCGCAGAACGTCGAGCAGTTCGTCTATTTCGCGATGAACTCCTTCTACCAGGCGATAATATCGTTCACGAGCCAGAACATGGGCGTCGGCAACGTGAAGCGCGTGCGCCGCATACTTAAGACCGGGCTCGCGTGCAGCACGGCCGTCGGCATCGTTCTCGGAATGCTCTGCGTCGTCTTCGGACACAGCCTGCTGCGCATCTACTCGCCGAGCGAGGCCGTCATTTCGGCCGGCATCTCGCGCTTTCACATCGTCGCGGCTACGTACTTCCTCTGCGGCCTGATGGACGGCATGGTCGGCGCGCTGCGCGGCCTCGGCTATTCGCTGATGCCTACCGTCGTGACGCTGCTCGGAGCATGCGGCCTGAGGCTCGTATGGATTTTCCTGCTGTTCCAGATCCCGTCGTTCCACACAGTTACGGTCGTATATCTCTCCTACCCCGTCTCGTGGATAGTCACCTTCGGCGCGCACGTGCTCGGCTTCAGATGGGCTATGGGCAAGGCCGAACGCGAAGCCGCCGCGAAGGCGGCCGCCGCGGTGAAGGCCGCTCCGGCTCCGGCGGAAGCGAAGGCGTAA
- a CDS encoding flavodoxin family protein → MSKVLMINGSPNEHGCTYTALMEVAGALAKEGVEHELLQIGKKPVPGCIACFQCVTTGRCALNDRVNDVLEKLDEYDAIVVGSPVYYAGPNGTLCAFLDRLFFCSEPRMAGKLGAAVVSCRRGGASAAFDRLNKYFSICNMHIVGSEYWNQVHGFTPEDVKRDGEGLQTMRVLGQNMAWLLKNMEAGKEKGVPRPVYEERIRTNFI, encoded by the coding sequence ATGAGCAAGGTTCTTATGATAAACGGCAGCCCGAACGAACACGGCTGCACATACACGGCGCTTATGGAAGTTGCCGGCGCTCTCGCGAAAGAAGGCGTTGAGCACGAACTGCTGCAGATCGGCAAAAAGCCGGTGCCGGGCTGCATAGCCTGCTTCCAGTGCGTGACCACGGGACGCTGCGCGCTGAACGACAGGGTGAACGACGTGCTGGAAAAGCTCGACGAATACGACGCGATAGTCGTCGGCTCGCCGGTCTACTACGCGGGGCCCAACGGCACGCTCTGTGCTTTCCTCGACCGCCTGTTCTTCTGCAGCGAGCCGAGGATGGCGGGCAAACTCGGTGCCGCCGTCGTGTCCTGCCGCCGCGGCGGCGCGAGCGCGGCCTTCGACAGGCTCAACAAATATTTTTCCATCTGCAATATGCACATCGTCGGTTCGGAGTACTGGAACCAGGTCCACGGCTTCACGCCCGAGGACGTCAAGCGCGACGGCGAAGGGCTCCAGACGATGCGCGTTCTCGGCCAGAACATGGCGTGGCTGCTCAAGAACATGGAAGCCGGAAAAGAAAAGGGCGTTCCGCGCCCCGTATACGAGGAGCGCATAAGAACGAACTTTATATGA
- a CDS encoding flavin reductase family protein has protein sequence MKKITLPVASRLTSPNPLTLVCTTKPDGTANLASVSWWTYLSFNPDMIAFAMAKTSYTGERVRETRKAVLAMPAEGLEEAVAGCGSTTGRDTDKAGKFGVELASVDGTDIKIPALTRVAIVCTLKEYVETGDHYLYICTVDEALGDPTREALFAWNGYSQIRTAK, from the coding sequence ATGAAGAAGATCACTCTGCCGGTGGCCTCGCGCCTGACCTCGCCGAACCCGCTGACGCTCGTCTGCACGACGAAGCCCGACGGAACGGCGAACCTCGCCTCCGTATCGTGGTGGACGTACCTCTCGTTCAACCCAGACATGATTGCCTTCGCGATGGCGAAGACCTCATACACGGGCGAGAGAGTGCGCGAAACGCGCAAAGCAGTCCTCGCGATGCCCGCCGAGGGTCTCGAGGAGGCCGTCGCCGGATGCGGAAGCACGACGGGACGCGACACCGACAAAGCCGGAAAATTCGGCGTCGAGCTTGCGTCCGTAGATGGAACGGACATAAAAATCCCCGCTCTGACCCGCGTCGCGATAGTCTGCACGCTCAAGGAATACGTCGAGACGGGCGACCATTACCTCTACATCTGCACCGTGGACGAAGCGCTCGGCGACCCGACGAGAGAAGCCCTCTTCGCCTGGAACGGATATTCGCAGATACGGACGGCGAAGTAA
- a CDS encoding nuclear transport factor 2 family protein, with amino-acid sequence MARCAEPSDYEAVKAVLEIYCKEGAAANVPAVKKAFHEKAVMNGCHAGHGEYVLGPIGALYDLYDEVGAAEGCETHIDVLDIAGDIAVGRVIIKNWHGKDFADYHELMKIDGEWKIVAKIYCEL; translated from the coding sequence ATGGCGCGCTGCGCTGAACCGTCGGACTACGAGGCGGTGAAAGCCGTCCTCGAAATATACTGCAAAGAGGGCGCGGCCGCGAACGTTCCGGCTGTGAAGAAAGCCTTCCACGAAAAGGCCGTTATGAACGGCTGTCACGCCGGACACGGCGAATATGTGCTCGGCCCGATAGGCGCGCTCTACGACCTCTACGATGAAGTCGGAGCCGCGGAGGGCTGCGAGACGCACATCGACGTGCTCGACATCGCGGGAGACATCGCAGTGGGCCGCGTCATCATAAAGAACTGGCACGGCAAAGATTTCGCAGACTACCACGAGTTGATGAAGATCGACGGCGAGTGGAAGATAGTGGCGAAAATATACTGCGAGCTTTAA
- a CDS encoding nuclear transport factor 2 family protein, whose product MEDFQMRADIKEYEAVQEAAMKFVKSVAEGNSKYAKELFIDEAVLFGYLDGNLEHGSIQQFYHNVDTVPGGDNFKARVDVLLVEETLAVVRVLEQGWGNRIDFTDVLLLLKMNGEWKCVAKAYNQNSDTIKK is encoded by the coding sequence ATGGAGGACTTTCAAATGAGGGCGGACATCAAGGAATACGAAGCGGTACAGGAAGCGGCGATGAAGTTCGTCAAGAGCGTCGCCGAGGGCAACAGCAAATATGCGAAAGAGCTGTTCATCGACGAAGCGGTGCTTTTCGGCTATCTCGACGGCAACCTCGAGCACGGCTCGATACAGCAGTTTTATCACAATGTAGACACGGTGCCGGGCGGCGACAACTTCAAGGCGCGCGTAGACGTGCTGCTCGTCGAAGAGACGCTCGCGGTCGTGCGCGTGCTCGAGCAGGGCTGGGGCAACAGGATCGACTTCACCGACGTGCTTCTCCTCCTCAAGATGAACGGCGAGTGGAAGTGCGTCGCGAAGGCCTACAACCAGAACTCCGACACGATAAAGAAGTAA